One Algibacter sp. L3A6 genomic region harbors:
- a CDS encoding ankyrin repeat domain-containing protein, with protein sequence MKKSIIISAIALCFSLGTVNATPLNSTPNTLESVRYFKVNSFCVSIALGDIDTVMKLLSLGEDVNQISNGMTPAMYAAKFNRTEILELLIIHGADLKAKNSKKMTAAKYAEIHGATDAGLIIKETLASKKKK encoded by the coding sequence ATGAAAAAATCAATCATTATTTCCGCAATCGCCTTATGCTTTTCTTTAGGAACCGTAAATGCAACACCTTTAAATTCAACTCCTAATACTTTAGAAAGTGTACGCTATTTTAAAGTGAATTCTTTTTGTGTCTCTATCGCTTTGGGTGATATTGATACCGTTATGAAGTTATTATCTTTAGGTGAAGATGTGAATCAAATTTCTAATGGCATGACGCCGGCTATGTATGCCGCAAAGTTTAACAGAACTGAAATTTTGGAACTTTTAATAATACATGGAGCAGATTTGAAAGCTAAGAATTCTAAAAAAATGACAGCAGCTAAATATGCCGAAATTCATGGCGCTACAGATGCGGGTTTAATAATAAAAGAAACATTAGCCTCGAAAAAGAAAAAATAA
- the gpmI gene encoding 2,3-bisphosphoglycerate-independent phosphoglycerate mutase — MNKKVILMILDGWGNSPDPKVSAIDHANTPFIDSLYKKYPFATLRTDGLHVGLPEGQMGNSEVGHMNLGAGRIVYQDLAKINLAIEKDTLKDEKVLIDALKYASDNNKNVHFLGLLSDGGVHAHTSHLRGFIDAANKAGVNSYVHAFTDGRDVDPKSGKGYVEALQKYTEGTKAKIATITGRYYAMDRDTRWERVKLAYDAIVNNVGTKTDNPVAEIQANYDNDITDEFIKPLIITENNKAVAKVEKDDVVIFFNFRTDRGRELTEMLNQQDFPEYDTQKLDLYYVTITNYSDAFKGIKVIFNKDNITETLGEVLSKNGKKQIRIAETEKYPHVTFFFSGGQETPFEGESRILKNSPKVATYDLQPEMSAFELTDALVPELQKGEADFVCLNFANGDMVGHTGVMEAAIKACEAVDTCVNKVVTTGLENGYTTLLIADHGNCETMINPDGSPNTAHTTNPVPVILIDNELKSIKDGVLGDMAPTILKLIGVEQPKAMTQHPLI; from the coding sequence ATGAATAAAAAAGTAATCTTAATGATTCTAGACGGTTGGGGAAACTCTCCAGACCCAAAAGTTTCAGCTATCGATCATGCAAATACACCTTTCATAGACTCTTTATATAAAAAATACCCATTCGCTACTTTAAGGACCGATGGTCTGCATGTTGGCTTGCCAGAAGGCCAAATGGGAAATAGTGAAGTTGGCCACATGAATTTAGGAGCAGGTAGAATTGTGTATCAAGATTTAGCTAAAATTAATTTAGCTATAGAAAAAGACACGCTTAAAGATGAAAAAGTATTAATAGATGCTTTAAAATATGCTTCTGACAATAATAAAAATGTTCATTTTTTAGGTTTACTAAGTGATGGTGGTGTACATGCGCATACTAGTCATTTACGTGGTTTTATTGATGCTGCTAACAAAGCGGGCGTAAACTCTTATGTACACGCTTTTACAGATGGTCGTGATGTCGATCCAAAATCTGGTAAAGGTTATGTTGAAGCTTTACAAAAATATACTGAAGGTACAAAAGCTAAAATAGCAACCATTACAGGGCGTTATTATGCCATGGATAGAGATACGCGTTGGGAACGTGTAAAACTAGCTTACGATGCTATTGTTAACAATGTGGGTACTAAAACAGATAACCCTGTTGCAGAAATTCAGGCTAATTATGATAATGATATTACCGATGAGTTCATCAAGCCATTAATTATCACAGAAAACAATAAAGCTGTAGCTAAAGTAGAAAAAGATGATGTTGTAATCTTCTTTAATTTTAGAACAGATAGAGGTCGTGAGTTAACCGAAATGTTAAACCAACAAGATTTCCCAGAATACGATACCCAAAAATTAGATTTATACTATGTAACCATCACAAACTATAGTGATGCTTTTAAAGGTATAAAAGTGATTTTCAATAAAGATAATATTACAGAAACACTTGGTGAAGTTTTATCCAAAAATGGAAAAAAACAAATTAGAATTGCCGAGACTGAAAAATACCCACACGTAACATTTTTCTTTTCAGGTGGACAAGAAACTCCTTTTGAAGGCGAATCTCGAATTTTGAAAAACTCGCCAAAAGTAGCGACTTACGATTTACAACCAGAAATGAGTGCTTTTGAATTAACTGATGCTTTAGTTCCTGAATTACAAAAAGGAGAAGCCGATTTTGTTTGCTTAAATTTTGCAAATGGTGATATGGTTGGACACACTGGTGTTATGGAAGCTGCAATAAAAGCTTGTGAAGCTGTTGATACTTGTGTAAACAAAGTAGTAACAACAGGTTTAGAAAACGGATACACTACCCTATTAATTGCCGACCACGGTAACTGTGAAACCATGATTAACCCAGATGGTTCTCCAAATACAGCGCACACAACAAACCCAGTGCCTGTTATTTTAATAGACAACGAATTAAAAAGTATTAAAGATGGTGTTTTAGGAGATATGGCTCCAACTATTTTAAAACTTATAGGTGTAGAGCAACCAAAAGCAATGACGCAACATCCTTTAATTTAA
- a CDS encoding glycoside hydrolase family 88 protein produces MRLIKSILYLMLFVCFSCKSVKKETAINQLSKFDVNMVLNQNVDKIKIVTQKLTFYDSFPRHIDKNNKQWSYVKPKDWCSGFYPGILWYAYEESGDEVLKNKAVKFTETLKTIAYSPARNHDIGFQLYCSYGNGYRLTGKQNYKEILLAAADTLATLYNPKVGSILSWPSQIKRYKHNTIIDNMMNLELLFWAAKNGGDKSLYDIAKSHAEQTMKYLVREDGSAFHVGSFDIETGAFLQGYTHQGYANESMWARGQGWGIYGFAMAYRETGDSNFLNTAIKLSDKFLERLPEDGIPFWDFDDPKIPNAPKDASAAAVAACGLMELSGLVQDEKLKSKYFNAGKKLVEILSSSAYLSHAKNDALLLHSTGNHPKNKEIDMPIIYADYYYMEALLRLQKLENI; encoded by the coding sequence ATGCGGTTAATAAAATCAATATTGTATTTAATGTTATTTGTGTGTTTCTCCTGTAAGTCTGTAAAGAAAGAAACAGCTATAAATCAATTATCAAAGTTTGATGTAAACATGGTTTTAAATCAAAACGTAGACAAAATAAAAATAGTAACTCAAAAACTTACATTTTACGATAGTTTTCCGAGGCATATAGATAAAAATAACAAGCAATGGAGCTATGTGAAACCAAAAGATTGGTGTAGTGGCTTTTATCCTGGGATTTTATGGTATGCTTATGAAGAGTCTGGAGATGAGGTTCTTAAAAATAAAGCCGTTAAATTCACTGAAACATTAAAAACCATAGCATACAGTCCTGCGAGAAATCACGATATCGGTTTTCAATTATATTGTAGCTATGGTAATGGTTATAGATTAACTGGAAAACAAAATTACAAAGAAATTTTGTTGGCAGCAGCTGATACATTAGCAACATTATACAACCCGAAAGTTGGTAGCATTTTATCTTGGCCTTCTCAAATTAAGCGATATAAACACAACACCATTATAGATAATATGATGAATTTAGAGTTGCTTTTTTGGGCAGCTAAAAATGGTGGAGATAAAAGTTTGTACGATATAGCTAAAAGTCATGCAGAACAAACTATGAAGTATTTGGTTAGGGAAGACGGTTCTGCATTTCATGTTGGATCTTTTGATATAGAAACAGGAGCGTTTTTACAAGGCTATACACATCAAGGTTATGCTAACGAATCGATGTGGGCGAGAGGGCAAGGTTGGGGAATTTATGGTTTTGCAATGGCATATCGTGAAACTGGTGATTCTAATTTTTTGAATACTGCCATAAAACTTTCAGATAAATTTTTAGAGCGTTTACCGGAAGATGGTATTCCGTTTTGGGATTTCGACGATCCTAAAATTCCAAATGCACCAAAAGATGCTTCTGCGGCAGCGGTTGCAGCATGTGGTTTAATGGAATTGTCAGGTTTGGTTCAAGATGAAAAGTTAAAATCTAAATATTTCAACGCAGGCAAAAAACTCGTTGAAATACTATCATCTAGTGCTTATTTGAGTCATGCTAAAAATGATGCCTTGCTATTACATTCCACAGGAAATCATCCAAAGAATAAAGAAATCGATATGCCAATTATTTATGCCGATTATTATTACATGGAAGCTTTGTTACGTTTACAGAAACTTGAAAATATTTAA
- a CDS encoding SusC/RagA family TonB-linked outer membrane protein: protein MMKKLKNQTSLKKPLSLFWMIAFLVCSMTNVGYANPINEQNRTITGTVVSAEDNFGIPGVNVIVKGTSTGAVTDFDGNYSITVPSNSSVLSFSYIGYSSKEVTVGSNSTINVTLDLDIAALDEVIVVGFGTQKKATLTGAVTQVKGDDVFKGKGTSSAALALQGEVPGLVVTRTSSRPGNDGANIQIRGDISVNNIGPLILLDGLEIAEWQLATINANDIESYSVLKDGAAAIFGTKAAGGVILVTTKKGKQGKMKVNYKAETQMNFAGDMPVSSLKDWGKLWLLAGENDTFGYTDGNGVAQQATGTYRFFTQQETQDIVDGTYPLAPESVFWLGKDHRLDDVNQYDAVYGTTISERHDLSLSGGSENATYRTSFGYANERSPISFVYDGAKRYNFRTNLTYKMSDMVKTDFSVSYDSRKVDEPTQGVGHGVQDMYLFPLYNPQGQYYDIFGANNLLAKLDEGGRTVNREEIFRLGAKITLDLNQYAEGLSLTYNGNMSSRNGTRMERTTSVTMYDWDGNVSSTPTSLLNSGVKYFDTDIRFQNHVLQANYLKSIGKHNFGVLVGTTAEQQQINRAYTARTNMLSDELDDINTGDITTQVTGGSPKQSNGSTFNSGSEAVGLISYIGKFNYDYNGIYLLEALGRRDGSSRLDPDYRWKNFFSASGGIRLSELSFVNDLNIFNNLKIRASYGETGSVTGIGAYDYLSSINTSSTIFGAAPSLANTAWVAGLTTTQRSWERVATTNYGLDFTILDNRLSGTAEVFHRENNDMLVQITYPQIGGFSAPDTNSGDFVSDGYEVSLNWRDQIGDLKYRVGVMFWDSKSEVARMEGQTAITYGVNQVVEGDPLNAIYAYKTDGLFQNEEDILDYYNQVGFSDVTSQSMKSGSLLPAYRSSNRLTPGSVKRVDVNGDDAITTDDLVYVGDANAHNSYSFSLGLEYKGFDFSAFFQGVGKQNIVRDGALAYPFRSWWTNQNPTYLTSSWTPENTSASNPVISYNGQRNNWNYRHINDINVIKASYLRAKVLSLGYTLPQDILDRVGLDRIRLSLTGNDLFVIDNIKDGFDPEKGDSAGQGSTVPYTSTMVLGLEITF from the coding sequence ATGATGAAAAAACTCAAAAATCAGACCAGTCTGAAAAAACCACTAAGCCTATTTTGGATGATAGCTTTTTTGGTTTGTAGCATGACTAATGTTGGGTACGCAAACCCAATAAATGAACAAAACAGAACTATTACAGGAACAGTTGTTAGCGCAGAAGATAACTTCGGAATTCCTGGGGTAAATGTAATTGTAAAAGGCACCTCTACTGGCGCCGTAACAGATTTTGATGGAAATTATAGCATTACTGTTCCTTCAAACAGTTCGGTCCTTTCGTTTTCTTACATAGGGTATTCTAGTAAAGAAGTTACAGTTGGAAGCAACTCTACTATTAATGTAACGTTAGATTTAGACATAGCAGCCTTGGATGAAGTTATTGTTGTAGGTTTCGGTACACAGAAGAAAGCAACCCTTACAGGTGCTGTTACCCAAGTAAAGGGTGACGATGTTTTTAAAGGAAAAGGAACATCAAGTGCAGCATTAGCGCTACAAGGAGAGGTTCCTGGCTTAGTTGTAACTAGAACATCATCTCGTCCTGGTAATGACGGTGCGAATATCCAAATTCGTGGCGATATTTCAGTAAATAACATTGGGCCACTTATTTTACTAGACGGACTAGAAATTGCAGAATGGCAATTAGCAACTATTAATGCAAACGATATAGAAAGTTATTCTGTATTGAAAGATGGAGCTGCTGCTATTTTTGGAACCAAAGCTGCTGGTGGTGTTATTTTAGTAACCACTAAAAAAGGGAAGCAAGGTAAAATGAAAGTGAATTACAAAGCTGAAACTCAAATGAATTTTGCTGGAGACATGCCTGTTTCTAGCTTAAAAGATTGGGGTAAATTATGGTTACTTGCCGGTGAAAACGACACCTTTGGATATACCGATGGTAATGGTGTTGCACAACAAGCTACAGGAACATATCGTTTTTTCACACAACAAGAAACGCAAGATATTGTTGATGGTACTTATCCCCTAGCACCAGAATCTGTATTTTGGTTAGGTAAAGATCACCGTTTGGATGATGTTAATCAATATGATGCTGTTTACGGAACTACAATCTCTGAAAGACACGATTTATCTCTTTCTGGTGGTAGTGAAAATGCAACTTATAGAACCTCGTTTGGTTATGCTAACGAACGCTCTCCAATATCATTTGTTTATGATGGAGCTAAACGTTACAACTTTAGAACAAACTTAACATATAAAATGAGTGATATGGTGAAAACAGATTTCAGCGTATCTTATGATAGTAGAAAAGTTGACGAACCTACTCAAGGTGTTGGTCATGGTGTACAAGACATGTACTTATTTCCGCTTTACAATCCACAAGGCCAATACTACGATATCTTTGGAGCAAACAACTTGTTAGCAAAATTAGATGAAGGTGGGCGCACAGTAAACAGAGAAGAAATTTTTAGACTAGGAGCGAAAATCACTTTAGATTTAAACCAATACGCTGAAGGACTATCACTTACCTATAACGGTAATATGAGTTCACGTAACGGAACTAGAATGGAACGTACTACATCTGTTACTATGTACGATTGGGACGGAAACGTTTCTAGTACACCTACATCATTACTAAACTCTGGTGTAAAATATTTTGATACCGATATCCGTTTCCAAAACCATGTATTACAAGCAAATTATTTAAAATCTATTGGAAAACATAATTTCGGTGTTCTTGTTGGTACAACAGCAGAACAACAACAAATTAACAGAGCATATACTGCTAGAACCAATATGTTAAGCGATGAATTGGATGATATTAATACAGGAGATATAACTACTCAAGTTACAGGAGGTTCTCCTAAACAATCTAACGGAAGTACATTTAACTCTGGTAGTGAAGCAGTTGGTTTAATATCTTACATTGGTAAATTTAACTATGATTATAATGGCATCTATCTTTTAGAAGCTTTAGGTCGCCGTGATGGATCTTCAAGATTAGACCCTGATTATCGTTGGAAAAATTTCTTTAGTGCATCTGGAGGTATTCGTTTATCAGAATTAAGTTTCGTTAACGACTTAAACATTTTTAATAATTTAAAAATAAGAGCTTCTTATGGAGAAACAGGCTCTGTAACAGGAATTGGTGCTTATGATTACTTATCAAGCATCAATACAAGTTCTACCATTTTTGGAGCTGCTCCTTCTTTAGCTAACACTGCATGGGTTGCTGGCTTAACAACTACTCAACGTTCTTGGGAGCGCGTAGCAACAACAAATTACGGTTTAGACTTTACAATTTTAGATAACCGTTTAAGTGGTACTGCTGAAGTTTTCCATAGAGAAAACAACGACATGTTAGTTCAAATTACTTACCCTCAAATAGGTGGTTTTTCTGCTCCAGACACAAACAGTGGTGATTTCGTTTCAGATGGTTACGAAGTTTCATTAAACTGGAGGGATCAAATAGGAGATCTTAAATACAGAGTTGGAGTTATGTTTTGGGATAGTAAAAGTGAAGTTGCACGTATGGAGGGACAAACTGCAATTACTTATGGTGTTAACCAAGTTGTAGAAGGAGATCCATTGAATGCTATTTATGCTTACAAAACAGATGGATTATTTCAAAATGAAGAAGATATACTAGATTACTACAACCAAGTTGGTTTTAGCGATGTTACTAGCCAATCTATGAAATCGGGATCTTTATTACCTGCTTATAGAAGTTCAAACCGATTAACTCCAGGAAGTGTTAAACGTGTAGATGTAAATGGTGATGATGCGATTACGACAGATGATTTAGTTTATGTTGGAGATGCCAATGCTCACAACAGTTATAGCTTTAGCCTTGGTTTAGAGTATAAAGGGTTTGATTTTAGTGCCTTCTTTCAAGGTGTAGGAAAACAGAATATTGTACGTGATGGAGCTTTAGCATACCCATTCCGTTCTTGGTGGACAAACCAAAACCCAACTTACCTAACATCTTCTTGGACGCCAGAAAACACGAGTGCTTCTAACCCTGTAATCTCTTACAACGGACAAAGAAATAACTGGAACTACAGACATATCAATGATATTAATGTTATCAAAGCATCTTATCTACGTGCTAAAGTACTTTCATTGGGTTACACTTTACCTCAAGATATTTTAGACAGAGTTGGCTTAGATCGTATTAGACTGTCTTTAACAGGAAATGATTTATTTGTAATCGATAATATTAAAGATGGTTTTGATCCTGAAAAAGGAGATTCTGCAGGACAAGGTAGCACTGTTCCTTATACCTCTACTATGGTATTAGGACTAGAAATTACATTTTAA
- a CDS encoding RagB/SusD family nutrient uptake outer membrane protein: MKNINRTLRTKCLLPVLAIFMLTGCDDYLDQEPQDALTEALYFETAEQFENSANYLYTRLGFDYEGDQDSQGDASSDLSGNIPATDAYGQGNSTTPTTDNIWQNNYTYLRAVNQLIEKAEDYPGNQSDIEGPVGTAYFFRAWHHNNLLKRFGGVPIAIKAFDVDSEELYAPRNSRYEVVAQMIEDLDMAIALLPSQNSLSTSDQGKISLEAAKSLKARVLLYEATWEKYVGTTTDGDGSATGAGSNKPSGYPSIENMFTEAKQAALEVINSGAFELWDYRDELGEEHLFYLYNLEDGGSNPIGLTKAENKEFIFQTVFDFSLRKIGKNLTHAKPITPSRKMMDMYLCTDGLPVQHSSVFEGYDTMLSEFQNRDFRLKSFVSEPLKEYWGWGSNTNGGGAQYGVAFSESGVAFDYRYVPQLTSPGAGRNIGYQGRKFTTEYILRETNQESFNYPQIRLAEVMLIYAEAAVELGNGAISDGDLDISINKIRERAGVAPLTNALIAPFSDLTMLGEIRRERAIELDGENFRFDDLKRWGTAVEELSRNVCTTYIEGTEYETAENPKNPGTNIWLPSAFPLGLTQDEEPVSTYSGIASTKPGALILDPSGNRIFSLKNYLDAIPTNQIDQNPNLLQNPNW, from the coding sequence ATGAAAAATATAAATAGAACCTTGAGAACCAAATGTCTCTTACCTGTTTTAGCTATTTTTATGCTAACGGGTTGTGACGACTATTTGGATCAAGAACCACAAGACGCACTAACAGAAGCCCTGTACTTTGAAACGGCTGAACAATTTGAAAACTCTGCTAATTACCTTTATACAAGATTAGGTTTTGATTATGAAGGTGATCAAGATTCACAAGGAGATGCATCATCCGATTTATCAGGAAATATACCTGCAACAGATGCCTATGGACAAGGGAACTCGACAACGCCAACTACCGATAATATTTGGCAAAACAACTATACCTATTTACGTGCTGTAAATCAGTTAATTGAAAAAGCAGAAGATTACCCTGGAAACCAATCAGATATAGAAGGTCCTGTTGGGACAGCATACTTTTTTAGAGCATGGCACCACAACAACTTATTGAAACGTTTTGGAGGTGTACCTATAGCTATTAAAGCTTTTGATGTTGATTCAGAAGAATTATACGCACCAAGAAATAGCCGTTATGAAGTTGTTGCACAAATGATCGAAGATTTAGATATGGCAATCGCTTTATTACCTTCGCAAAATTCGTTATCAACATCAGATCAAGGTAAAATATCCTTAGAAGCTGCAAAATCTTTAAAAGCTCGTGTTTTACTTTACGAAGCTACTTGGGAAAAATACGTTGGAACAACTACGGATGGAGATGGTAGCGCTACAGGTGCAGGTTCTAATAAACCTTCTGGATACCCATCAATTGAAAACATGTTTACAGAGGCTAAACAGGCGGCTTTAGAGGTTATCAATAGTGGCGCGTTCGAACTTTGGGATTACAGAGATGAGCTAGGCGAAGAGCATTTATTCTACTTATACAACTTAGAAGATGGAGGTTCAAACCCTATTGGTTTAACGAAAGCAGAAAATAAAGAATTTATATTTCAAACCGTTTTCGATTTTAGCTTAAGAAAAATAGGAAAGAATTTAACACATGCTAAACCAATTACTCCATCTAGAAAAATGATGGATATGTACTTATGTACAGATGGTTTACCTGTTCAACACTCATCTGTTTTTGAAGGCTATGATACGATGTTGTCTGAATTCCAAAATAGAGATTTCCGTTTAAAGAGTTTTGTTAGCGAACCATTAAAAGAATATTGGGGATGGGGATCTAACACTAATGGTGGTGGTGCTCAATACGGTGTAGCATTTTCTGAAAGTGGCGTTGCTTTTGATTATCGTTATGTTCCTCAATTAACATCTCCTGGTGCTGGTCGTAATATCGGATACCAAGGACGCAAATTTACAACTGAATATATTCTAAGAGAAACTAACCAAGAGTCTTTTAATTATCCACAAATTCGCTTAGCGGAAGTTATGCTTATTTATGCTGAGGCTGCCGTAGAATTAGGAAACGGAGCTATTAGTGATGGTGACCTTGATATCTCTATTAATAAAATTAGAGAGCGTGCAGGTGTGGCTCCTTTAACAAATGCTTTAATCGCTCCTTTTAGTGATTTAACTATGTTAGGTGAAATTCGTCGTGAACGTGCTATAGAACTAGATGGAGAAAACTTCCGTTTTGATGACTTAAAACGTTGGGGAACTGCTGTTGAAGAATTATCTAGAAATGTTTGTACAACTTATATTGAAGGAACAGAGTACGAAACTGCTGAAAACCCTAAAAACCCAGGAACAAACATATGGTTACCAAGCGCTTTCCCTCTTGGTTTAACCCAAGACGAAGAGCCTGTTTCAACATACTCAGGAATTGCTTCAACAAAACCAGGTGCTTTAATTTTAGACCCGTCAGGTAATAGAATATTTTCATTAAAGAACTATTTAGATGCTATTCCAACTAATCAAATAGATCAAAACCCAAACTTGTTACAAAATCCAAATTGGTAA
- a CDS encoding alpha/beta hydrolase family protein, translated as MKRNFSLFIIIFISFHCFSSEISSAEAKANFETSIRNNSEENEAVKKEWNGFKIKEAMLNGVAYKVVFPKKANASKNWIWRARFWGHEPQTDIALLNAGFHVVYIEVANLFGSPKAINIWNDFYDFIIKKYKLNPKVVLEGMSRGGLIIFNWANQNAEKVACIYADAPVCDFKSWPAGQGTGDGSKKAWEACLDSYGFTEEVASQFSGNPINHMEYIAVQKVPILIVVGDADKVVPVAENSALLERRLNSLGWELNMIHKPEVGHHPHSLKNPKPIVDFILKATNP; from the coding sequence ATGAAAAGAAATTTCAGCCTATTTATCATCATATTTATTAGTTTTCATTGTTTTTCTTCTGAAATAAGTTCTGCGGAAGCAAAGGCTAATTTTGAAACTTCAATTAGAAATAATTCCGAAGAAAATGAAGCCGTAAAAAAGGAGTGGAATGGTTTTAAAATAAAGGAAGCAATGTTAAATGGCGTGGCTTATAAAGTGGTGTTTCCGAAGAAGGCGAACGCAAGTAAAAACTGGATTTGGCGTGCTCGATTCTGGGGTCATGAACCACAAACAGATATCGCGCTCTTGAATGCAGGCTTTCATGTGGTTTATATTGAAGTTGCTAATTTATTCGGAAGCCCGAAGGCTATTAATATTTGGAATGATTTTTACGATTTCATAATAAAAAAATATAAATTAAACCCTAAAGTCGTGCTAGAAGGCATGAGTAGAGGTGGTTTAATTATCTTTAATTGGGCGAACCAAAATGCCGAAAAAGTAGCCTGTATTTATGCCGATGCGCCAGTTTGCGATTTTAAAAGTTGGCCTGCTGGACAAGGCACTGGCGATGGCTCTAAAAAAGCATGGGAAGCCTGCTTAGATAGCTATGGTTTTACTGAAGAAGTAGCGTCTCAATTTTCTGGAAATCCTATAAATCATATGGAGTATATTGCTGTCCAAAAAGTGCCGATTTTAATTGTTGTTGGCGATGCAGATAAGGTTGTTCCTGTAGCAGAAAACAGTGCTTTATTAGAGCGGCGTTTAAATAGTTTAGGTTGGGAGTTAAACATGATTCATAAACCTGAAGTAGGGCATCATCCACATTCTTTAAAAAATCCAAAACCTATTGTCGATTTTATTTTGAAGGCAACTAATCCTTAA
- a CDS encoding alpha-L-fucosidase: MKKSGICAMLFVFLLGTACGSKVEKAVFAEANIDPENITDEARMEWWQDARFGMFIHWGIYTVPAGFYNGEAQTNSAEWIMNKGKIPVAEYEKFADEFNPTKFNADEFVALAKQAGMKYMIITAKHHDGFSMFDSKATDYNIVDATPFKRDILKELSIACQEQGLKFGFYYSQAQDWHHPGGLGNSWDKSFERVSSDEYVYEKALPEVKQLLTEYGPISNFWWDTPREMTKSVVDSLHHITTALQPWIITNDRLGDDYPGDHKTFERNGPRHQPEAKYWELCQPVSGSWGYRSDDDNFKSIPTLIHNLIDQSSKGGNYLLNVSPTREGILRIEAVERMKAIGAWMDTNSEAIYGTHASPISTEPDWGRITMKTIDGKALLYLHVYNWEDGAALPIRLKNNVESCYLLTDESRTFKTETLDHGIQVKLTGKAPDSVASVIVLKLKEMPNALPIKALGQDENGLAVLTAYRAQYENLQGPGALYKEEWDCVSHWDSETARVYWSFEIDKPGTFNVELGYSGSESTEITVALAGTSKKVNVAATGSNPKRFKKADLGQFTVDKPGKYEFSLMPVAGKWNAINLKDIKLQPLKK; encoded by the coding sequence ATGAAAAAATCAGGTATTTGTGCAATGTTGTTTGTTTTTCTATTAGGAACAGCATGTGGTTCTAAAGTAGAAAAAGCTGTATTTGCCGAGGCGAATATCGATCCGGAAAATATAACAGATGAAGCGCGTATGGAATGGTGGCAAGACGCCCGATTTGGTATGTTTATTCACTGGGGGATTTATACGGTTCCTGCTGGTTTTTATAACGGCGAAGCACAAACAAATAGTGCCGAGTGGATTATGAATAAAGGCAAAATTCCGGTAGCTGAATATGAGAAATTTGCCGACGAATTTAATCCCACTAAATTTAATGCCGACGAGTTTGTGGCTTTAGCTAAACAAGCCGGAATGAAATACATGATTATCACGGCTAAACATCACGATGGATTCTCCATGTTCGATTCTAAAGCCACCGATTATAACATTGTAGATGCCACGCCTTTTAAGCGTGATATTTTAAAAGAATTATCTATCGCCTGCCAAGAGCAAGGCCTTAAATTCGGTTTTTATTACTCGCAAGCTCAAGATTGGCACCATCCGGGTGGTTTAGGGAATAGCTGGGATAAATCTTTTGAACGTGTTAGTAGCGACGAGTATGTTTACGAAAAAGCACTTCCAGAAGTAAAACAATTACTTACAGAATACGGACCGATATCAAATTTTTGGTGGGATACACCTCGCGAAATGACAAAATCTGTTGTCGATAGCCTGCACCACATTACTACAGCATTACAACCATGGATTATTACAAACGACCGTTTGGGCGACGATTATCCTGGAGATCACAAAACTTTTGAAAGAAATGGTCCAAGACATCAACCCGAAGCGAAATACTGGGAATTATGCCAACCCGTTAGTGGCAGTTGGGGTTACCGTAGCGACGATGATAATTTTAAATCGATACCAACTTTAATTCATAATTTAATAGACCAGAGTAGTAAAGGCGGAAATTATTTATTGAATGTCAGTCCAACACGAGAAGGCATTTTAAGAATTGAGGCTGTAGAGCGCATGAAAGCCATTGGTGCTTGGATGGATACAAATTCCGAAGCGATTTACGGTACACATGCGAGTCCAATTTCTACCGAACCAGATTGGGGACGTATTACCATGAAAACTATTGACGGTAAAGCATTACTTTATCTTCATGTTTACAATTGGGAAGATGGAGCAGCGTTGCCAATTCGATTAAAAAATAATGTAGAATCTTGTTATTTACTTACAGATGAAAGCAGAACGTTTAAAACCGAAACTTTAGATCATGGAATTCAGGTGAAATTAACAGGAAAAGCGCCAGATAGCGTAGCTTCTGTTATTGTTTTAAAGTTGAAAGAAATGCCTAATGCATTACCTATAAAAGCTTTAGGTCAAGATGAAAACGGATTAGCTGTACTTACAGCATACAGAGCGCAATATGAAAACTTACAAGGACCAGGCGCCCTATACAAAGAAGAGTGGGATTGCGTTAGCCATTGGGATAGCGAAACGGCTCGAGTATATTGGTCTTTCGAAATTGATAAACCAGGCACGTTTAATGTGGAGCTTGGCTATTCAGGAAGTGAATCTACTGAAATTACAGTAGCACTTGCAGGAACTTCTAAAAAGGTAAACGTTGCCGCAACAGGAAGTAATCCAAAACGATTTAAAAAAGCAGACTTAGGACAATTTACAGTGGATAAACCTGGTAAATATGAGTTTTCTCTAATGCCTGTAGCCGGAAAATGGAATGCCATTAATTTGAAGGATATTAAACTTCAACCCTTAAAAAAATAA